Proteins encoded within one genomic window of Cellulomonas flavigena DSM 20109:
- a CDS encoding DUF4235 domain-containing protein, with amino-acid sequence MSSDAQKQSMAAKVVGAGVALAAAWVVQKLIDSAWEKTRGHKPPAADSTAEDIRFGEVAAAAAITGAAVALSRVLATRGAAKLAKRVG; translated from the coding sequence ATGTCGAGCGACGCGCAGAAGCAGTCGATGGCCGCCAAGGTCGTGGGGGCGGGCGTCGCGCTCGCCGCCGCGTGGGTGGTCCAGAAGCTCATCGACAGCGCCTGGGAGAAGACACGCGGCCACAAGCCGCCGGCGGCGGACTCCACCGCCGAGGACATCCGGTTCGGCGAGGTCGCGGCCGCCGCGGCCATCACGGGCGCGGCCGTCGCGCTGTCGCGCGTGCTCGCGACGCGCGGTGCGGCGAAGCTCGCCAAGCGCGTCGGCTGA
- a CDS encoding phytoene desaturase family protein, with amino-acid sequence MDVVVVGSGPNGLAAAVTMARAGLAVTVLEAQPTIGGGARTLDLGLADGLVHDVCSAVHPMAWASPFMRAFGLERRVDLLTPEVSFAQPLPGGRAGIAWHDLERTVESLEEDGPAWRSLVGELSRHSGDVVRVALGDKRSLPPGLLPAGLVGAARFGLGVLEQGTPAWDARFRGDVAPALLTGVAAHAISPLPSLAGAGTALLLASLAHAGSGWPIPRGGSGAIVAALVADLEAHGGTVVADHPVRSRADLPDARCYLFDTTPRTLVEVLGDELPPGRRAALERYAYGDGAAKVDFVLSGPVPWEHPDVARAGTVHVGGTRAEMARAEADVHAGRHAELPMCLVSDPSVVDPGRRSGDLRPLWAYAHVPGGSDVDVTEAVVRHVERYAPGFRDVVMTSRCVPASQMSHHNANYVGGDISAGAVSLQSMFARPTAAPDPYAAGVDGVYLCSASTPPGPGVHGLGGWFAASRALRREFGIRVRSVFADRRGGV; translated from the coding sequence ATGGACGTCGTCGTCGTCGGATCCGGACCCAACGGGCTGGCCGCAGCCGTGACGATGGCGCGCGCCGGGCTCGCGGTCACCGTGCTCGAGGCCCAGCCCACCATCGGCGGGGGCGCGCGCACGCTCGACCTCGGCCTGGCCGACGGGCTGGTGCACGACGTCTGCTCGGCCGTGCACCCGATGGCGTGGGCGTCGCCGTTCATGCGGGCGTTCGGGCTCGAGCGGCGCGTGGACCTGCTGACGCCCGAGGTGTCGTTCGCGCAGCCGCTGCCCGGGGGGCGCGCCGGGATCGCGTGGCACGACCTGGAGCGGACGGTCGAGAGCCTGGAGGAGGACGGACCGGCGTGGCGCTCGCTGGTCGGCGAGCTCTCGCGGCACAGCGGCGACGTGGTGCGCGTCGCTCTCGGTGACAAGCGCAGCCTGCCGCCCGGCCTGCTGCCCGCCGGCCTCGTCGGCGCCGCGCGGTTCGGCCTGGGCGTGCTCGAGCAGGGCACGCCCGCGTGGGACGCGCGCTTCCGTGGTGATGTGGCCCCGGCGCTGCTCACGGGCGTCGCCGCGCACGCGATCTCCCCGCTGCCGAGCCTGGCCGGCGCGGGCACCGCCCTCCTGCTGGCGTCGCTCGCGCACGCCGGGAGCGGCTGGCCGATCCCCCGCGGCGGCTCGGGCGCGATCGTCGCGGCGCTGGTGGCGGACCTCGAGGCGCACGGCGGCACGGTCGTGGCCGACCACCCGGTGCGCTCGCGCGCCGACCTCCCGGACGCCCGCTGCTACCTGTTCGACACCACCCCGCGCACGCTCGTCGAGGTGCTGGGCGACGAGCTCCCGCCCGGGCGGCGCGCCGCGCTCGAGAGGTACGCGTACGGCGACGGCGCCGCCAAGGTCGACTTCGTCCTGTCGGGGCCCGTGCCGTGGGAGCACCCGGACGTCGCGCGGGCCGGCACCGTGCACGTCGGCGGGACGCGTGCGGAGATGGCCCGTGCGGAGGCCGACGTGCACGCCGGCCGGCACGCCGAGCTGCCGATGTGCCTGGTCAGCGACCCGTCGGTCGTCGACCCGGGGCGTCGCAGCGGTGACCTGCGCCCGCTGTGGGCGTACGCGCACGTGCCCGGCGGGTCCGACGTCGACGTCACCGAGGCTGTCGTCCGTCACGTCGAGCGCTACGCGCCGGGGTTCCGGGACGTCGTGATGACGTCCCGGTGCGTGCCCGCGTCGCAGATGTCGCACCACAACGCCAACTACGTGGGGGGCGACATCTCCGCGGGGGCGGTCAGCCTGCAGTCGATGTTCGCGCGGCCCACCGCTGCGCCCGACCCGTACGCCGCGGGCGTCGACGGCGTGTACCTGTGCTCGGCGTCGACACCGCCCGGGCCGGGCGTGCACGGGCTCGGCGGGTGGTTCGCCGCGAGCCGCGCGCTGCGCCGCGAGTTCGGGATCCGGGTGCGGTCGGTGTTCGCGGACCGGCGCGGCGGCGTCTGA
- a CDS encoding Na+/H+ antiporter subunit E produces the protein MSLHPRRTGWSFQWATIIWLTAVWVLLWGDVTWGNIVNGALLGVLVTAGLRMTPVDFRGRVHPVGLVVLLGRFAVDLVRASFEVSLVALRPRHTPRGAVICVQLRSHSDLYLTLTAELVSLVPGSIIVEAHRLTGRLYVHVLDVATSGGVEKARQNVLDQEARVLRALASPDELAAAGLHRSARAGEVTA, from the coding sequence ATGAGCCTGCACCCCCGACGGACCGGCTGGAGCTTCCAGTGGGCGACCATCATCTGGCTCACCGCCGTGTGGGTGCTGCTGTGGGGCGACGTCACCTGGGGCAACATCGTCAACGGCGCCCTGCTCGGGGTGCTGGTGACCGCGGGACTGCGCATGACGCCCGTCGACTTCCGCGGGCGCGTGCACCCCGTGGGGCTCGTGGTGCTGCTCGGGCGCTTCGCGGTCGACCTCGTGCGCGCGTCGTTCGAGGTCAGCCTGGTCGCGCTGCGCCCGCGGCACACGCCGCGCGGGGCGGTGATCTGCGTGCAGCTGCGCAGCCACTCCGACCTGTACCTCACGCTCACGGCCGAGCTCGTCTCGCTCGTGCCCGGCTCGATCATCGTCGAGGCCCACCGGCTGACCGGGCGGCTGTACGTGCACGTCCTCGACGTCGCGACCAGCGGCGGCGTGGAGAAGGCGCGGCAGAACGTGCTCGACCAGGAGGCGCGCGTGCTGCGGGCGCTCGCGTCGCCCGACGAGCTCGCCGCCGCCGGCCTGCACCGCAGCGCCCGCGCGGGGGAGGTGACCGCATGA
- a CDS encoding Na+/H+ antiporter subunit D — translation MTDWSWLVPLPVVLPLSAAGLALALYRRPRLQRIVSLATLTIVAIVSAALLVLADAGPVVVEVGDWAAPVGISLVADRLSALMLTVSSVVILCVLVYSLAQGREDGEQFAPISIFHPTYLVLSAGVANAFLSGDLFNIYVGFEILLAASYVLITLSGTTERIRAGTIYVVVAILSSVLFLVAIAAVYAAVGTVNLAQLAIRLPEVDPGVRLVLQTMLLLAFGIKAAVFPLSSWLPDSYPTAPAPVTAVFAGLLTKVGVYAIIRTQSLLFPGGRLDDILLWVALATMVVGILGAVAQDDVKRLLSFTLVSHIGYMVFGIALGSTEGWTAAVYYVAHHITVQTALFLVVGLVERFGGTTSLDRLGGLAKMTPVLAILFFVPAMNLGGIPPFSGFLGKVGLLEAGVQLGTPLGYTLVVGSVVTSLLTLYALIKAWNKAFWQSPPEELPANRVPSMMVAPTAALVVFSLALTVFAGPLYAYTERAALALKERDPYVTAVLPDGARGEGESQRAAEENAEDATDDAEADG, via the coding sequence ATGACCGACTGGAGCTGGCTCGTCCCGCTGCCCGTCGTGCTGCCGCTGTCGGCCGCCGGCCTGGCGCTCGCGCTGTACCGGCGCCCGCGCCTGCAGCGCATCGTGTCGCTCGCGACCCTCACGATCGTCGCGATCGTCTCGGCGGCGCTGCTCGTGCTCGCGGACGCCGGGCCCGTCGTGGTCGAGGTCGGCGACTGGGCCGCGCCCGTGGGCATCAGCCTGGTCGCCGACCGGCTCTCGGCGCTCATGCTCACGGTGTCGTCCGTCGTGATCCTGTGCGTTCTGGTCTACTCGCTCGCGCAGGGCCGCGAGGACGGTGAGCAGTTCGCGCCCATCTCGATCTTCCACCCCACGTACCTGGTGCTGTCCGCGGGCGTCGCCAACGCGTTCCTCTCCGGGGACCTGTTCAACATCTACGTGGGCTTCGAGATCCTGCTCGCCGCGTCGTACGTGCTCATCACGCTGTCGGGCACCACCGAGCGCATCCGTGCGGGCACGATCTACGTGGTCGTCGCGATCCTGTCGTCCGTGCTGTTCCTCGTCGCCATCGCCGCCGTGTACGCCGCGGTGGGCACGGTGAACCTCGCGCAGCTCGCGATCCGCCTGCCGGAGGTCGACCCCGGCGTGCGGCTCGTGCTGCAGACCATGCTGCTGCTGGCGTTCGGCATCAAGGCGGCCGTCTTCCCGCTGTCGTCGTGGCTGCCGGACTCCTACCCGACCGCGCCCGCACCCGTCACCGCGGTGTTCGCCGGCCTGCTCACCAAGGTCGGTGTGTACGCGATCATCCGCACGCAGTCGCTGCTGTTCCCCGGGGGGCGGCTCGACGACATCCTGCTGTGGGTCGCGCTCGCCACCATGGTCGTCGGCATCCTCGGTGCGGTCGCGCAGGACGACGTGAAGCGACTGCTCTCGTTCACGCTCGTCAGCCACATCGGCTACATGGTGTTCGGCATCGCGCTCGGCAGCACGGAGGGCTGGACCGCGGCCGTCTACTACGTGGCGCACCACATCACCGTGCAGACCGCGCTGTTCCTCGTCGTCGGGCTCGTCGAACGCTTCGGCGGCACGACGTCGCTCGACCGCCTCGGCGGTCTGGCGAAGATGACGCCGGTGCTCGCGATCCTGTTCTTCGTGCCCGCGATGAACCTGGGAGGCATCCCGCCGTTCTCCGGCTTCCTCGGCAAGGTCGGGCTCCTGGAGGCGGGCGTCCAGCTCGGCACACCGCTGGGCTACACGCTCGTCGTCGGGTCCGTCGTGACGTCGCTGCTCACGCTGTACGCGCTCATCAAGGCGTGGAACAAGGCGTTCTGGCAGAGCCCGCCGGAGGAGCTGCCGGCCAACCGCGTGCCGTCGATGATGGTCGCGCCGACCGCGGCGCTCGTCGTGTTCAGCCTCGCGCTGACCGTCTTCGCGGGCCCGCTGTACGCCTACACGGAGCGGGCCGCGCTGGCCCTGAAGGAGCGCGACCCGTACGTCACGGCCGTGCTGCCCGACGGTGCGCGCGGCGAGGGCGAGTCGCAGCGTGCCGCCGAGGAGAACGCCGAGGACGCCACGGACGACGCGGAGGCCGACGGATGA
- a CDS encoding Na+/H+ antiporter subunit A, with translation MLLLLILHLAAALVAPLLFTWLGRRAFWTLALAPASAAVWALTQTAEVQAGDGPVQVVEWIPALGIELSFRLDTLSWLMTVVVGGVGALVLVYCAAYFSPTASGLGRFGGVFTAFAGSMLGLVTADDLLLMFMFWELTTVTSYLLIGHYADRKASRRAAMQAIIVTTAGGLAMLVGVVILGHAAGTYSMSALVTDPPAASPAIIAAVACLLAGAATKSALIPFHFWLPAAMAAPTPVSAYLHAAAMVKAGVYLVARFAPAFAELPVWRWTVVVLGGGTLLLGGYRALRQHDLKLVLAFGTVSQLGLIILLVGLGTQATALAGLAMLGAHAMFKAALFLVVGTVDVACGTRDLRRLSGVGRALPWTALAGGLATASMIGLPPFAGYVAKEAGLEALVHLEDGTIGTVVLTVVVLGSALTVAYGLRFWWGAFATKPALVPQSQTQDEQGVATTTSLAAGGDESVEPAPVSRPSFLLTAPALVLAFLGVAVALLPQLGEHLLAPYAATYPLGEPGHLVLWGGFGLVLWLTVGVLGVGGLLFLVRDRAERWQARAPHVFEADLTYRRSMRKLDDVAADVTAVTQRGSLPLYLGVILFTWVAAVGTALLAGTSLQVETRPWDYAAQTIFAAAAIVAAILVARARRRLKAVILAGISGYATAGMFLLYGAPDLAVTQVLVETITLVVFVLVLRRLPPYFSDRPLAGSRWLRLGLGLAVGLTVAGVALVAPSARVHAPVSTDFATEAYEFGGGKNIVNVTLVDIRAWDTMGELSVLLVAATGVASLVFLSARGGRIFREREAPADRAVWGGTPDPMAALRRPGTAPGTTAPTGAQAIDGGAPATPSRGTGRAVGSRAREWLRAGRTVAPQRRSVIFEVVVRLLFHTMIVYSAFLLFSGHNQPGGGFAAGLVTGIALAVRYLAGGRYELGEAAPVQPGVLLGMGLFLSAGVGLAALFVGGNVLESWILEFRLPVWGDVKLVTSLFFDVGVYLVVVGLVLDILRSVGAEIDRRAETGEDEVAEHAVSGYDHVVVARGSGSTGEGTAP, from the coding sequence GTGCTGCTGCTGCTGATCCTCCACCTCGCAGCAGCCCTCGTCGCGCCCCTGCTGTTCACGTGGCTCGGCCGGCGCGCGTTCTGGACGCTCGCGCTGGCGCCCGCCTCCGCGGCCGTGTGGGCGCTGACGCAGACCGCCGAGGTGCAGGCCGGCGACGGCCCGGTCCAGGTGGTCGAGTGGATCCCCGCGCTCGGCATCGAGCTGAGCTTCCGGCTCGACACGCTCTCGTGGCTCATGACGGTGGTCGTCGGCGGTGTCGGCGCGCTCGTGCTGGTGTACTGCGCGGCGTACTTCTCGCCGACCGCGTCGGGCCTCGGGCGGTTCGGCGGCGTCTTCACGGCCTTCGCCGGCTCGATGCTCGGCCTCGTCACGGCCGACGACCTGCTCCTGATGTTCATGTTCTGGGAGCTGACGACCGTCACGTCGTACCTGCTCATCGGCCACTACGCCGACCGCAAGGCGAGCCGGCGCGCCGCCATGCAGGCGATCATCGTCACCACCGCGGGCGGCCTCGCGATGCTCGTCGGTGTCGTCATCCTGGGCCACGCGGCCGGCACCTACTCGATGTCCGCGCTCGTGACGGACCCGCCCGCGGCGTCCCCCGCGATCATCGCCGCCGTGGCGTGCCTGCTCGCGGGCGCGGCGACGAAGTCCGCGCTCATCCCCTTCCACTTCTGGCTGCCCGCCGCCATGGCCGCGCCGACACCCGTCAGCGCGTACCTGCACGCCGCCGCGATGGTGAAGGCCGGCGTGTACCTGGTCGCCCGCTTCGCGCCCGCGTTCGCCGAGCTGCCCGTCTGGCGCTGGACGGTCGTCGTCCTGGGCGGCGGGACGCTGCTGCTCGGTGGGTACCGCGCGCTGCGGCAGCACGACCTCAAGCTCGTGCTCGCGTTCGGCACCGTCAGCCAGCTCGGGCTGATCATCCTGCTGGTCGGGCTCGGCACGCAGGCCACCGCGCTCGCGGGCCTGGCGATGCTCGGCGCGCACGCGATGTTCAAGGCGGCCCTGTTCCTGGTCGTCGGCACGGTCGACGTGGCCTGCGGCACGCGTGACCTGCGGCGGCTGTCGGGTGTGGGCCGCGCCCTGCCGTGGACGGCGCTCGCGGGCGGCCTGGCGACCGCGTCGATGATCGGGCTGCCGCCGTTCGCCGGGTACGTCGCCAAGGAGGCGGGCCTCGAAGCCCTCGTGCACCTCGAGGACGGCACGATCGGGACGGTCGTGCTCACGGTCGTCGTCCTCGGCTCGGCGCTGACCGTCGCGTACGGCCTGCGCTTCTGGTGGGGCGCGTTCGCGACGAAGCCCGCGCTGGTCCCGCAGTCGCAGACGCAGGACGAGCAGGGCGTCGCGACGACCACGTCGCTGGCCGCGGGCGGCGACGAGTCCGTCGAGCCCGCCCCGGTCTCCCGCCCGTCGTTCCTGCTCACCGCTCCCGCGCTGGTCCTGGCGTTCCTCGGCGTCGCGGTCGCGCTGCTCCCGCAGCTCGGCGAGCACCTGCTCGCGCCGTACGCCGCGACGTACCCCCTCGGCGAGCCCGGGCACCTCGTGCTGTGGGGCGGGTTCGGGCTCGTGCTGTGGCTCACGGTCGGCGTGCTCGGCGTCGGTGGCCTGCTGTTCCTCGTGCGGGACAGGGCCGAGCGGTGGCAGGCGCGCGCACCGCACGTCTTCGAGGCCGACCTCACGTACCGCCGTTCGATGCGCAAGCTCGACGACGTCGCCGCCGACGTCACCGCCGTCACCCAGCGTGGTTCGCTGCCCCTGTACCTCGGCGTCATCCTCTTCACCTGGGTCGCCGCCGTGGGCACCGCGCTCCTGGCGGGCACGTCGCTCCAGGTGGAGACACGCCCCTGGGACTACGCCGCGCAGACGATCTTCGCGGCCGCCGCGATCGTCGCCGCAATCCTCGTCGCCCGCGCCCGTCGCCGGCTCAAGGCCGTCATCCTCGCCGGCATCAGCGGCTACGCCACGGCCGGGATGTTCCTGCTGTACGGCGCGCCGGACCTCGCGGTCACGCAGGTGCTGGTCGAGACGATCACGCTCGTCGTGTTCGTGCTCGTGCTGCGCCGGCTCCCCCCGTACTTCTCCGACCGCCCGCTCGCCGGGTCGCGGTGGCTGCGCCTCGGCCTGGGCCTCGCGGTCGGCCTCACCGTCGCCGGGGTCGCGCTCGTCGCGCCGTCGGCGCGCGTGCACGCGCCGGTGTCGACGGACTTCGCGACCGAGGCCTACGAGTTCGGCGGCGGCAAGAACATCGTCAACGTCACGCTCGTCGACATCCGCGCGTGGGACACCATGGGCGAGCTCTCCGTGCTGCTCGTGGCCGCGACGGGCGTCGCGTCGCTCGTCTTCCTGTCGGCACGCGGTGGACGGATCTTCCGCGAGCGGGAGGCTCCCGCCGACCGCGCGGTGTGGGGCGGCACCCCCGACCCGATGGCGGCCCTGCGGCGTCCCGGCACGGCGCCCGGGACCACCGCGCCGACGGGCGCGCAGGCCATCGACGGCGGCGCGCCGGCCACGCCCTCGCGCGGCACGGGTCGCGCCGTCGGGTCCCGCGCGCGCGAGTGGCTGCGCGCCGGGCGCACGGTCGCGCCGCAGCGCCGCTCGGTGATCTTCGAGGTCGTCGTGCGCCTGCTGTTCCACACGATGATCGTGTACTCCGCGTTCCTGCTGTTCAGCGGCCACAACCAGCCCGGTGGCGGGTTCGCCGCAGGGCTCGTCACGGGGATCGCGCTCGCGGTGCGGTACCTCGCGGGCGGCCGCTACGAGCTGGGCGAGGCCGCGCCCGTCCAGCCGGGCGTCCTGCTCGGGATGGGTCTGTTCCTGTCCGCCGGTGTGGGGCTCGCGGCGCTGTTCGTGGGTGGCAACGTGCTGGAGTCCTGGATCCTGGAGTTCCGGCTGCCGGTCTGGGGCGACGTCAAGCTGGTGACCAGCCTGTTCTTCGACGTGGGCGTGTACCTCGTGGTCGTCGGGCTCGTGCTCGACATCCTGCGCAGCGTCGGCGCGGAGATCGACCGCCGTGCGGAGACGGGGGAGGACGAGGTCGCGGAGCACGCCGTCAGCGGCTACGACCACGTCGTCGTCGCGCGCGGGTCCGGGTCGACCGGTGAGGGGACGGCACCGTGA
- a CDS encoding Na(+)/H(+) antiporter subunit C encodes MSPNLVFVVTIAVMFTVGVYLVLERSLTRILLGIVLLSNGTNLLILVAGGAAGAPPIIGVASDRPMSDPLPQALILTAIVITLGLTAFLLAMAYRSWQLHRHDEVQDDVEDRRIVRLAAIDERAFEDDDTEYEGETLDEEAASTRDETDLGEAFGGAPAERPPPGSDTTHREEGR; translated from the coding sequence ATGAGCCCCAACCTCGTCTTCGTCGTGACGATCGCGGTGATGTTCACCGTCGGCGTCTACCTCGTGCTGGAGCGCAGCCTGACGCGCATCCTGCTGGGCATCGTCCTGCTGAGCAACGGCACGAACCTGCTGATCCTCGTCGCGGGCGGGGCGGCCGGTGCGCCCCCGATCATCGGCGTCGCGAGCGACCGGCCCATGAGCGACCCGCTGCCGCAGGCGCTCATCCTCACGGCCATCGTCATCACGCTCGGCCTGACGGCGTTCCTGCTGGCCATGGCCTACCGGTCGTGGCAGCTGCACCGCCACGACGAGGTGCAGGACGACGTCGAGGACCGCCGCATCGTGCGCCTCGCCGCGATCGACGAACGCGCCTTCGAGGACGACGACACCGAGTACGAGGGCGAGACCCTCGACGAGGAGGCCGCGAGCACCCGCGACGAGACGGACCTGGGCGAGGCCTTCGGCGGCGCACCGGCCGAGCGGCCGCCGCCGGGCAGCGACACCACGCACAGGGAGGAGGGACGATGA
- the mnhG gene encoding monovalent cation/H(+) antiporter subunit G, which yields MTVWGAMADAVSIVCLLGGAFFAFAAGVGALRFPDLLARMHAGTKPQVLGLILVLIGLALRLREGGAVWALLLVAVFQMITAPVAAHMVGRAGFRTGKVRSDLLVVDELTRDLDETQGSPTRAGEDL from the coding sequence ATGACCGTCTGGGGCGCGATGGCCGACGCCGTGTCGATCGTCTGCCTGCTGGGGGGCGCGTTCTTCGCGTTCGCCGCCGGCGTGGGTGCGCTGCGCTTCCCCGACCTGCTCGCCCGCATGCACGCCGGGACGAAGCCGCAGGTGCTGGGCCTGATCCTGGTGCTCATCGGCCTCGCGCTGCGGCTGCGCGAGGGCGGCGCGGTGTGGGCGCTGCTGCTCGTCGCGGTCTTCCAGATGATCACCGCGCCCGTCGCCGCGCACATGGTGGGGCGCGCGGGGTTCCGCACGGGCAAGGTCCGCAGCGACCTCCTCGTGGTGGACGAGCTCACGCGTGACCTCGACGAGACGCAGGGCAGCCCGACGCGCGCGGGCGAGGACCTCTGA
- a CDS encoding monovalent cation/H+ antiporter complex subunit F, producing the protein MSAFDVVVVVCGVLLTLGALFAIARAEKGPSMLDRTVALDIVVTTMIAAVALYAAYFRRADVVPLLVVLSLVGFVGSVTIARFAAVEPEGEGRVRTREEVAAEEAEKRRLEQEEEEARRRRRRAVEERAEGELVAEEEVPASARETVEDQPDPEHHGGPADEEAR; encoded by the coding sequence ATGAGCGCGTTCGACGTCGTGGTCGTCGTGTGTGGCGTGCTGCTGACGCTGGGCGCCTTGTTCGCGATCGCCCGGGCCGAGAAGGGCCCGTCCATGCTCGACCGGACCGTCGCGCTCGACATCGTCGTCACGACGATGATCGCCGCCGTCGCGCTGTACGCCGCCTACTTCCGCCGCGCCGACGTCGTCCCGCTGCTCGTGGTGCTCTCGCTCGTCGGGTTCGTCGGGTCGGTGACCATCGCGCGGTTCGCGGCCGTCGAGCCGGAGGGCGAGGGCCGCGTGCGCACGCGCGAGGAGGTCGCCGCCGAGGAGGCCGAGAAGCGCCGCCTCGAGCAGGAGGAGGAAGAGGCGCGTCGCCGCCGACGCCGTGCGGTCGAGGAGCGGGCCGAGGGTGAGCTCGTCGCCGAGGAGGAGGTCCCCGCCAGCGCACGCGAGACCGTCGAGGACCAGCCCGACCCCGAGCACCACGGGGGCCCGGCCGACGAGGAGGCACGATGA
- a CDS encoding (Fe-S)-binding protein — MDGLQVTALVLAAVATVVGVAAFARGVVVIVRTVRTGRPLPGRWSPVGPRLTNLVREVLGHGRFQQRPVVRVAHWLVMVSFPVLVVTLLTGYGQLVDPRYGLPLVGHWLPMEWAVEAFAWLGLLGIGALIVLRQRVRPRASQPEAEQRRSRFFGSNQVWAYVVEATVLLVVLAVLVLRGLEYALGVQDGEAWATAAHFPLTAWFGASWVPVAAGTLETAVVVVALVKILVSMTWFVVVGLAPTMGVAWHRFLAVVNVYARREVDGSPALGPLVPLRDPAGEALDLTAVEDLPDDAVLGVRAVEDLPWKGLLDVATCTECGRCQDQCPAWATGKPLSPKLLTLALRDQAAATAPYVRAARAAGASPEAAADPHLGVDLVASGVIDPDVLWACTMCGACVQQCPVDIEHVDTIVDIRRYQTLMESAFPAELGGTFTKLERRGNPWGLPARQRLEWAKGLEFDVPVVGVDVESAAEVDWLFWVGCAGAFEDRAKRTTRAVAELLHAAGVTFAVLGDGETCTGDPARRAGNELLYQTLAVQNVETLTEAGATRVVVTCAHCFNTLSREYPAMGGRYEVVHHTQLLDTLVREGRLRFAPGVGEDADGATVTYHDPCYLGRHNQVYSPPRDLLAAAGVTLAEMPRNRETSFCCGAGGARMWMEETIGERIGTVRAAEAVATGASAIATACPFCTVMLHDGVAAQARASAEADGSGAQGSGAGPAADGSTPDATGTHPTPGAATTGANAPAGPGAPAARGQVGVPEVADIAVLLRDRLTTD, encoded by the coding sequence GTGGACGGACTCCAGGTGACGGCGCTCGTGCTCGCTGCGGTGGCGACGGTCGTGGGGGTGGCGGCGTTCGCGCGCGGCGTCGTCGTCATCGTGCGGACCGTGCGCACCGGGCGGCCGCTGCCCGGGCGCTGGTCGCCGGTCGGGCCCCGGCTGACGAACCTGGTCCGCGAGGTGCTCGGGCACGGGCGGTTCCAGCAGCGGCCCGTGGTGCGCGTCGCGCACTGGCTCGTCATGGTGTCGTTCCCCGTGCTCGTCGTCACGCTGCTGACCGGGTACGGGCAGCTCGTGGACCCCCGGTACGGGCTGCCCCTGGTGGGGCACTGGCTGCCGATGGAGTGGGCGGTCGAGGCGTTCGCGTGGCTGGGGTTGCTGGGCATCGGGGCGCTGATCGTGCTGCGGCAGCGGGTGCGGCCGCGGGCGTCGCAGCCGGAGGCGGAGCAGCGGCGGTCCCGGTTCTTCGGGTCGAACCAGGTGTGGGCGTACGTCGTCGAGGCGACCGTGCTGCTCGTCGTGCTGGCCGTGCTGGTGCTGCGCGGGCTGGAGTACGCGCTGGGCGTGCAGGACGGCGAGGCGTGGGCGACCGCGGCGCACTTCCCGCTCACCGCGTGGTTCGGGGCGTCGTGGGTGCCGGTGGCCGCGGGGACGCTGGAGACGGCCGTCGTCGTGGTGGCGCTGGTGAAGATCCTCGTGTCGATGACGTGGTTCGTGGTGGTCGGGCTGGCGCCGACCATGGGTGTCGCGTGGCACCGGTTCCTGGCGGTCGTCAACGTGTACGCGCGCCGGGAGGTCGACGGTTCCCCCGCGCTGGGGCCGCTGGTCCCGCTGCGTGACCCGGCGGGCGAAGCCCTGGACCTCACGGCCGTCGAGGACCTCCCCGACGACGCGGTGCTGGGCGTGCGGGCCGTCGAGGACCTGCCGTGGAAGGGCCTGCTCGACGTCGCGACGTGCACCGAGTGCGGCCGCTGCCAGGACCAGTGCCCGGCGTGGGCCACGGGCAAGCCGCTGAGCCCGAAGCTGCTGACGCTCGCGCTGCGCGACCAGGCGGCCGCGACGGCGCCGTACGTGCGGGCGGCACGGGCGGCGGGCGCCTCGCCGGAGGCGGCGGCGGACCCGCACCTGGGCGTGGACCTCGTCGCGTCGGGTGTCATCGACCCCGACGTGCTGTGGGCGTGCACCATGTGCGGCGCGTGCGTGCAGCAGTGCCCCGTCGACATCGAGCACGTCGACACCATCGTCGACATCCGCCGCTACCAGACCCTCATGGAGTCCGCGTTCCCCGCCGAGCTGGGCGGCACGTTCACCAAGCTCGAGCGGCGCGGCAACCCGTGGGGGCTGCCCGCGCGGCAGCGCCTCGAGTGGGCCAAGGGGCTGGAGTTCGACGTGCCGGTGGTCGGCGTCGACGTGGAGTCCGCGGCGGAGGTGGACTGGCTGTTCTGGGTGGGCTGCGCCGGTGCCTTCGAGGACCGCGCCAAGCGCACGACGCGCGCGGTGGCCGAGCTGCTGCACGCCGCGGGCGTGACGTTCGCGGTGCTGGGGGACGGCGAGACGTGCACCGGCGACCCCGCACGCCGCGCCGGCAACGAGCTGCTCTACCAGACGCTCGCCGTGCAGAACGTCGAGACCCTCACCGAGGCGGGCGCCACGCGCGTCGTCGTCACCTGCGCGCACTGCTTCAACACGCTCTCCCGCGAGTACCCGGCGATGGGCGGCCGGTACGAGGTGGTGCACCACACGCAGCTGCTCGACACGCTGGTGCGCGAGGGCCGGCTGCGGTTCGCGCCCGGGGTGGGCGAGGACGCCGACGGCGCCACCGTGACCTACCACGACCCCTGCTACCTGGGGCGTCACAACCAGGTGTACTCCCCGCCGCGTGACCTGCTCGCCGCCGCGGGCGTCACACTCGCCGAGATGCCGCGCAACCGCGAGACGTCGTTCTGCTGCGGCGCCGGCGGCGCGCGCATGTGGATGGAGGAGACGATCGGCGAGCGCATCGGGACCGTGCGCGCCGCCGAGGCCGTCGCGACGGGCGCGTCGGCGATCGCCACGGCGTGCCCGTTCTGCACGGTGATGCTCCACGACGGGGTGGCGGCACAGGCGCGGGCGTCGGCCGAGGCGGACGGCTCGGGTGCGCAGGGCTCCGGTGCCGGCCCCGCTGCGGACGGCTCCACGCCGGACGCCACCGGCACGCACCCCACCCCGGGCGCGGCGACGACCGGCGCGAACGCCCCGGCCGGGCCGGGCGCGCCCGCGGCTCGCGGGCAGGTGGGCGTCCCGGAGGTCGCCGACATCGCGGTCCTGCTCCGCGACCGCCTCACCACCGACTGA